In Alteromonas naphthalenivorans, one DNA window encodes the following:
- a CDS encoding M61 family metallopeptidase, whose translation MNNASLHYQLSIYSWQQHLFDVTLTVPSHESQSLSLTLPSWIPGSYMVRDFAKNIVSLAAKNTESNEPIACAKLDKQTWRVDTQGEAVTITYRVHANDLSVRSAFINDEYAFINGTSAFLSVEGFEQQPCKLQIIKPAVANWRAYTSMPMTDDMPDSWEYEVADFAEFIDHPLYIGVCNFHNFEVEGVTFELLFSGRNNLDIERIANDLTPICKHHMQLFGDPQPIKRYLFMTLLADTGFGGLEHRDSTALLFPRFDLPMVGESDTKTDGYITFLSLCSHELFHTWHVKRIKPEVMVKPDLQKETYTNQLWIYEGFTSFYDDVTLARVGAISPQKYLDIVSQNITRLLQNAGRFKQSVAESSFDAWTKFYKQDASATNAIVSYYTKGGIIAFGLDLLLREKSNNEINLDLLMRHLWDQYGRDEKGTPDDVIATLCKQDLDIDISDYLADVVYGTKDVPLENWLSNIGVELLTRTKVSADDKGGKTSAEGMKRQLGANCKPAPLGLTVTQVFEGLAAADAGIMVNDIIIAVNGFVVNQAKLQRILDATNTGQVSLSLIRDGRLLTGDLDIRNAREDVCNFSIADERKFSAWLGLN comes from the coding sequence ATGAATAACGCTTCACTTCACTACCAATTGTCGATTTACTCGTGGCAACAACATTTATTTGATGTAACGTTAACTGTGCCATCTCACGAATCACAAAGCTTATCGCTCACGTTACCGTCTTGGATCCCGGGCAGCTACATGGTAAGAGACTTTGCCAAAAATATAGTGTCGTTAGCAGCTAAGAATACTGAATCTAACGAACCGATTGCATGCGCTAAGTTAGATAAGCAAACCTGGCGAGTCGACACTCAGGGTGAGGCAGTCACTATTACCTATCGGGTGCATGCCAACGACTTATCAGTGCGTTCTGCGTTTATTAACGACGAATATGCCTTTATAAACGGCACTAGTGCATTTCTTAGCGTTGAAGGCTTTGAACAACAACCATGTAAATTACAAATCATTAAACCCGCGGTGGCGAATTGGCGTGCCTATACCAGTATGCCAATGACTGACGATATGCCAGATAGCTGGGAATATGAAGTGGCAGACTTTGCTGAGTTTATCGATCACCCTCTTTATATTGGGGTATGTAACTTTCACAACTTTGAAGTGGAAGGCGTTACCTTCGAGTTGTTATTCTCTGGCAGAAATAACCTCGACATAGAGCGCATTGCCAATGACTTAACCCCAATTTGTAAGCATCACATGCAGTTGTTTGGCGATCCGCAGCCTATTAAACGTTATTTGTTTATGACCTTGTTGGCAGATACTGGCTTTGGTGGTTTAGAACACCGTGATTCCACCGCTCTACTCTTTCCCCGCTTCGACCTTCCCATGGTGGGCGAAAGCGATACCAAAACCGATGGTTACATTACGTTTTTAAGTTTGTGCAGCCACGAACTTTTCCATACATGGCATGTTAAGCGAATTAAACCAGAGGTAATGGTTAAGCCTGATTTGCAAAAAGAAACGTATACCAACCAACTGTGGATTTATGAAGGCTTTACCAGCTTTTATGATGACGTTACCTTAGCGCGTGTAGGCGCTATCAGCCCACAAAAATACTTAGACATTGTGTCGCAAAATATAACGCGCCTGCTGCAAAATGCGGGCAGGTTCAAACAATCGGTAGCAGAAAGCAGCTTTGATGCATGGACAAAATTTTATAAGCAAGATGCCAGTGCTACTAACGCGATTGTTAGTTACTACACCAAGGGCGGCATTATTGCGTTCGGACTAGATTTGTTACTACGTGAAAAATCAAATAATGAAATCAACTTAGATTTGCTAATGCGTCATTTATGGGATCAGTACGGCCGAGACGAAAAAGGCACGCCCGACGATGTCATTGCCACTTTATGTAAGCAAGATTTAGATATTGATATTTCTGACTATCTTGCTGATGTGGTTTACGGTACGAAAGATGTGCCGTTAGAGAATTGGTTGTCGAACATTGGCGTTGAATTACTCACCCGTACTAAAGTATCAGCTGACGATAAAGGTGGCAAAACAAGCGCCGAGGGTATGAAAAGACAATTGGGTGCTAACTGCAAACCTGCCCCGTTAGGGTTAACGGTTACTCAAGTCTTCGAAGGTCTAGCAGCTGCCGACGCGGGTATTATGGTTAACGATATCATTATTGCCGTAAATGGTTTTGTGGTGAACCAAGCGAAATTACAACGTATATTAGATGCAACAAATACCGGGCAAGTTAGCCTTTCACTTATTCGAGATGGCCGATTGTTAACAGGCGATCTTGATATTAGAAATGCACGAGAAGATGTGTGCAACTTTTCAATAGCGGATGAGCGCAAATTTTCGGCATGGTTGGGGCTTAACTAG
- a CDS encoding PilZ domain-containing protein produces the protein MSENAVSSQLNREDVDNLCALPPGAVVDLQITTPTAPKRVKTAYVGMEMATCMIFQIPTSAKWIVVRDLLTVGNDVVVRFVLEGDAGQVIAFRVKVLKLLAKPSGLLITSFPRRIESIGLRANKRAQPGIAVKVSCEAFPESEHVTGIIVDISNDGCRIALPLKPEWPIMIDETKIALVYSTDGKEATLNATVKNNQLESDFVYYGLKFDSDDDAVNALLAGHTLIS, from the coding sequence ATGTCAGAAAATGCAGTAAGTAGTCAACTTAACCGAGAAGACGTCGATAATTTGTGTGCCTTACCACCTGGTGCAGTGGTAGATTTACAAATTACAACACCAACGGCACCTAAGCGGGTGAAAACTGCTTATGTAGGTATGGAAATGGCCACCTGCATGATATTCCAGATCCCCACTTCTGCAAAATGGATAGTGGTAAGAGACTTATTGACGGTGGGCAACGACGTTGTAGTGCGCTTTGTACTGGAAGGCGATGCCGGGCAGGTCATAGCGTTTAGGGTAAAGGTACTCAAATTATTGGCTAAACCCTCAGGGTTGTTGATTACCAGCTTTCCTCGTCGAATCGAATCGATAGGCCTTCGTGCCAATAAGCGGGCGCAGCCTGGTATTGCGGTTAAAGTCTCCTGTGAAGCTTTTCCTGAGTCTGAACATGTGACCGGTATTATAGTGGATATTTCTAACGATGGCTGCCGCATAGCCTTACCTCTTAAGCCTGAATGGCCAATCATGATTGATGAAACTAAAATTGCATTAGTTTATTCAACTGATGGTAAAGAGGCCACGTTGAATGCCACTGTTAAAAATAACCAGCTAGAATCAGACTTTGTTTATTATGGCTTGAAATTCGATAGCGACGACGATGCCGTCAATGCGCTGTTAGCAGGCCATACGCTAATTAGTTAA
- a CDS encoding DUF962 domain-containing protein — MRTIEKLLLQYNESHQNKTNVLIHAIAVPSIYFVTLGLIWAVPVPDFIADFNVTWAHIIAIPILFYYFKLSGPIGAAMTLLTIACFGGINLIAYYGVSVWLFCLSLFIVMWILQFIGHKIEGKKPSFLEDLQFLLVGPAWWWMHWLKRLNISY; from the coding sequence ATGAGAACGATTGAAAAGCTATTACTGCAATATAACGAAAGCCATCAAAATAAAACCAATGTGCTTATTCATGCCATTGCGGTGCCCAGCATCTATTTTGTCACTTTAGGACTTATTTGGGCCGTACCGGTGCCCGATTTCATTGCCGATTTCAATGTGACGTGGGCGCATATTATCGCCATTCCAATCCTATTTTATTATTTCAAATTGTCTGGGCCAATTGGCGCGGCCATGACACTGCTTACCATAGCTTGTTTCGGTGGTATTAATTTGATTGCCTACTATGGCGTAAGTGTTTGGCTGTTCTGTCTATCACTGTTTATTGTCATGTGGATACTGCAATTTATAGGTCATAAAATTGAAGGTAAAAAGCCCTCATTTTTAGAAGATCTTCAATTTTTACTTGTGGGTCCTGCATGGTGGTGGATGCATTGGCTTAAGAGATTGAATATTAGTTATTAG
- a CDS encoding sensor histidine kinase gives MSRFQRVIESNERLFWTLHSAGWAGFAIIYYIGSFLHDVRPIWVFIILLNAYAGWLLTIPLRYVYRWARKQSPLNMLMTVIASCYLIALLWAVVKNINYWEIYKHGYRPDAWYMYFTNTINSLIMVGCWSGVYFGIKNFQMLQKEKQNALKASTMAHQAHIKMLRYQLNPHFLFNTLNAISTLVLLKENDTAEAMVSRLSDFLRYSLDNDPIKRVPLGQEIKALRLYLEIEKVRFDDRLEVVWNIDEECENALVPSMILQPIIENAVKHAISKMENGGQIAITARAFGNDLLMDVADNGPGANIVDGQLSRENGVGLANIKERLHSLYQRNFAFSIEDNQPSGVRVRIRIPYEVKDVCA, from the coding sequence GTGAGCCGCTTTCAGCGCGTTATTGAAAGTAACGAAAGATTATTTTGGACTTTGCACAGCGCAGGCTGGGCAGGTTTTGCCATCATTTATTATATTGGCTCGTTCCTTCACGATGTAAGGCCAATTTGGGTATTTATCATATTACTCAATGCCTATGCTGGCTGGTTGCTAACTATACCATTGCGATACGTTTATCGCTGGGCAAGAAAACAGTCGCCGCTGAACATGTTGATGACAGTGATAGCGTCTTGTTATTTGATAGCGTTATTGTGGGCTGTGGTTAAAAATATAAACTATTGGGAAATTTACAAGCATGGTTACCGGCCTGATGCTTGGTACATGTATTTTACCAATACAATTAACTCACTCATCATGGTGGGGTGTTGGAGTGGTGTTTACTTCGGCATAAAAAACTTCCAGATGTTACAAAAAGAAAAGCAAAATGCCCTTAAAGCCAGCACTATGGCTCATCAAGCGCATATAAAGATGCTGCGTTATCAGCTCAATCCTCACTTCTTGTTCAACACGTTAAACGCAATTTCTACCTTAGTGTTGTTAAAAGAAAACGATACTGCAGAGGCCATGGTCTCTCGCTTGAGCGACTTTTTACGCTATTCTTTAGATAATGACCCTATTAAACGAGTACCTTTAGGCCAGGAAATAAAGGCCTTGCGGTTATATCTTGAGATTGAAAAAGTACGATTTGATGACAGATTAGAAGTAGTATGGAATATCGATGAAGAGTGTGAGAATGCACTTGTTCCTAGCATGATATTGCAGCCTATTATTGAAAATGCTGTTAAGCACGCCATCTCTAAAATGGAGAACGGTGGTCAAATTGCGATAACAGCCCGCGCGTTTGGAAACGATTTACTCATGGATGTGGCTGATAATGGGCCCGGTGCCAACATTGTAGATGGTCAGTTAAGCCGTGAAAATGGTGTTGGACTGGCAAATATTAAAGAAAGATTGCATTCACTGTATCAACGCAATTTCGCATTTTCGATTGAAGATAATCAGCCGTCGGGTGTGCGGGTTCGAATTCGTATTCCCTATGAAGTAAAGGATGTATGCGCATGA
- a CDS encoding LytR/AlgR family response regulator transcription factor — protein MTKQVIKTLVVDDEPLARRGLRARLERHDDIQVLAECQNGLEAVSSISQLRPDLVFLDIQMPGLNGFQVIHKLRELNQPIPMVVFVTAYDSYAIKAFDVHALDYLLKPADDERLKDALVKVREYFATQHQDEQSKRLVNLVAELTGDDCEEILRKLANGEPVETNPYPDVLAIKDGSEVTRVNVQDIQWIDAAGDYMCVHALDGMHIMRKTMKELEQELNPQWFVRVHRSAIANIRFVKKLVSHISGEYHLILQNDTELKVSRSHRDKVKAAMKM, from the coding sequence ATGACAAAGCAAGTAATTAAAACCTTGGTGGTGGACGATGAGCCACTCGCCCGCCGTGGACTTCGCGCTAGGTTAGAACGTCATGACGACATTCAGGTACTGGCAGAGTGTCAAAATGGGCTAGAAGCGGTAAGTAGCATTTCACAACTTCGCCCTGACTTAGTCTTTCTTGATATTCAAATGCCTGGGCTAAATGGTTTTCAGGTAATTCATAAGCTACGAGAGCTTAATCAACCTATCCCTATGGTCGTGTTTGTTACTGCGTATGACAGTTATGCGATTAAAGCATTCGATGTGCATGCTCTAGACTACTTGTTAAAGCCTGCTGACGATGAACGCCTTAAAGATGCCCTAGTAAAAGTGCGAGAATACTTCGCTACACAGCATCAAGATGAACAGTCAAAACGTTTGGTAAATTTGGTTGCCGAACTTACTGGCGACGATTGCGAAGAAATCTTGCGTAAGCTTGCCAATGGCGAGCCGGTAGAAACTAACCCTTATCCAGATGTTTTAGCCATAAAAGATGGTTCTGAAGTCACTAGGGTGAACGTACAAGACATACAGTGGATAGATGCTGCGGGTGATTATATGTGTGTTCACGCATTAGATGGCATGCATATTATGCGTAAAACCATGAAAGAGCTTGAGCAAGAGCTTAACCCTCAATGGTTTGTTAGAGTACATCGTTCTGCCATAGCCAATATTCGTTTCGTGAAAAAATTGGTAAGCCACATTAGCGGTGAATATCACCTTATTTTGCAAAATGACACCGAACTAAAAGTTAGCCGTAGTCATAGAGATAAAGTAAAAGCGGCTATGAAAATGTAA
- a CDS encoding ATP-dependent 6-phosphofructokinase encodes MSKRVAVLTSGGDAPGMNACIRAIVIACERHGFTLFGYQHGYNGLLEQEYEILALQATHNLIQQGGTVLHSARCEPFKTDEGAKTAATNLTELEIDTLIVIGGDGSFRGADHLADFWHGQIIGIPGTIDNDVAGTDATIGYYTAIDTVVSSIDKVRDTADAFERIFIVEVMGRHAGFLALNSALASAADYVILPETFQHCDAELDKITEQIEKRRQLKGAISFIIVVAENVWPGGLNDLADKLVSKTQSEVRPVTLGHVQRGGSPVSQDRLLATKLGTYAVSLVGSDTNGIMVGELNGTPSEIALTETWEKDKPLNPSSMETMLTIMNERY; translated from the coding sequence ATGTCTAAACGCGTTGCAGTGCTAACATCAGGTGGTGATGCACCAGGAATGAATGCTTGTATTCGAGCTATTGTTATAGCCTGTGAAAGGCACGGATTTACACTATTTGGTTATCAGCATGGGTATAATGGCTTACTTGAGCAAGAGTACGAAATACTTGCGCTTCAAGCAACGCACAACCTCATTCAGCAAGGGGGCACCGTGCTGCACAGCGCCCGTTGTGAACCTTTCAAAACCGACGAAGGTGCGAAAACTGCTGCCACAAACCTAACAGAACTAGAGATTGATACCCTAATTGTGATTGGCGGCGATGGGTCTTTTAGAGGCGCCGATCACTTAGCTGATTTCTGGCACGGTCAAATCATTGGTATTCCCGGCACTATAGATAATGATGTGGCTGGCACCGATGCTACCATAGGTTATTACACCGCTATCGATACCGTTGTTTCATCAATCGATAAAGTGAGGGACACCGCAGACGCTTTTGAACGTATTTTCATTGTAGAAGTGATGGGCAGACATGCCGGTTTTCTTGCGCTAAATTCCGCCCTCGCCTCGGCGGCCGATTACGTTATTTTGCCAGAAACCTTTCAACATTGTGACGCAGAATTGGATAAAATTACGGAGCAAATTGAGAAGAGAAGGCAACTCAAAGGCGCGATTAGTTTTATCATAGTGGTAGCTGAAAATGTGTGGCCTGGTGGACTTAACGATTTGGCCGACAAACTGGTATCAAAAACCCAGTCTGAAGTTCGACCTGTAACGCTAGGGCATGTTCAGCGTGGTGGTTCACCGGTGAGTCAAGACCGGTTGCTTGCCACTAAGTTAGGCACCTATGCGGTAAGTTTAGTGGGCAGTGACACCAACGGTATTATGGTAGGTGAACTTAATGGTACGCCGAGTGAAATTGCCTTAACGGAAACATGGGAGAAGGATAAACCCCTAAACCCTTCCAGTATGGAAACCATGCTCACCATCATGAATGAGCGCTATTAA
- a CDS encoding tetratricopeptide repeat-containing response regulator, giving the protein MNFSDKQVLIVEDQRPFLLLLRGLLHSMGASDVVTKSSAEKALSLCKKQKFDIVVCDLHLGVDKKNGFELIEELRIKRLIKPTTVFILISADSARPVVLGSIERRPDDYLIKPFSQVQLKTRITRAWQKRQFLGAVLQEVANENINNAIDLCEDLIGTPSPYKGTCEQLLVELYLRLEQYDKALDVLSPYLEGKPIIWAKVALAKTYLASEKYDKAIGIAEDIIKRNRFNAEAHDVLAKANDAKNQGEIAISAIKQAIKLSPFSLPRHFSACSIARNHNDYILASTSSLAIWDLSKRTVHQNSLHWCGFIRSLLDVAEYTDDKRTRNRYQQEALLALQRGKFDENILRIDEDFDVSIFGSIINARVNAIDGKMLDAKKNLAQSQAAIDEKYTTPPIAFIPDSLKVMYDLGEYEDALQLQDIIKQQNLEFDSNSNFLLHSETTKAQQNLTNYQQFNREGIQLYQQGQYEKAKDSFALAQGFSPVNTGVALNLLQCLLQILSKNQKPDPDLFKQCRRLYKLIDDMPLKAQHEEKYSTLRNDLDTFMGTT; this is encoded by the coding sequence ATGAACTTTTCGGATAAGCAGGTGCTTATTGTTGAAGATCAACGCCCTTTTCTCTTACTGCTTCGTGGATTATTACACTCCATGGGTGCAAGTGACGTTGTCACTAAATCTTCTGCGGAAAAGGCCCTGTCTCTTTGTAAAAAGCAAAAATTTGATATTGTTGTTTGCGATCTTCATTTAGGGGTAGACAAGAAAAACGGTTTCGAGCTTATTGAAGAGCTTAGAATAAAACGCTTAATTAAACCCACCACCGTGTTTATATTAATTAGCGCTGATAGTGCGCGCCCTGTGGTACTTGGCTCTATTGAGCGACGCCCTGATGATTATCTTATTAAGCCTTTTTCGCAAGTACAACTTAAAACACGTATTACCCGTGCCTGGCAGAAACGGCAGTTTTTAGGGGCAGTATTACAAGAGGTGGCCAATGAAAATATCAACAATGCTATCGATTTGTGTGAAGATCTTATTGGTACCCCATCGCCCTACAAAGGTACCTGTGAGCAGTTGTTGGTTGAACTGTATTTGCGCCTAGAGCAATACGACAAAGCGTTGGACGTACTTTCGCCCTACTTAGAAGGAAAGCCAATAATTTGGGCCAAAGTTGCGTTGGCAAAAACCTATCTCGCCTCAGAAAAATACGATAAAGCCATAGGTATTGCCGAGGATATTATTAAACGCAACCGGTTTAATGCCGAGGCGCATGATGTATTGGCGAAAGCCAATGATGCAAAGAACCAAGGCGAAATTGCAATTTCTGCTATCAAGCAGGCTATAAAACTTTCGCCCTTTTCGTTGCCTAGGCATTTTAGTGCATGCTCTATCGCGCGAAACCATAACGATTATATTTTAGCCTCTACCTCTAGTTTGGCCATTTGGGATTTATCGAAAAGAACCGTGCATCAAAACAGCCTGCATTGGTGTGGGTTTATTCGAAGCTTGCTTGATGTCGCCGAATATACAGATGACAAACGTACACGAAACCGCTATCAACAAGAGGCTTTACTTGCCCTGCAACGAGGTAAGTTTGATGAAAACATACTACGAATAGATGAAGATTTTGACGTCAGTATTTTTGGCAGCATTATTAACGCCCGAGTTAATGCTATTGATGGAAAAATGCTGGATGCAAAAAAGAACTTGGCGCAATCACAAGCTGCTATAGACGAAAAATACACCACGCCGCCAATCGCATTTATTCCAGATAGCCTTAAAGTCATGTACGACCTTGGTGAATATGAAGATGCACTACAACTTCAAGATATTATTAAGCAGCAGAATTTAGAATTCGATTCCAACAGCAACTTTTTATTGCATTCTGAGACGACCAAAGCCCAACAAAATCTTACAAATTATCAGCAGTTTAACCGTGAAGGCATTCAGCTTTATCAACAAGGACAATATGAAAAAGCAAAAGACTCTTTTGCTCTTGCGCAAGGTTTTTCGCCGGTAAATACAGGTGTAGCGCTCAACTTACTGCAGTGCTTATTACAAATATTAAGCAAGAACCAAAAGCCAGATCCTGATTTATTTAAACAATGCCGTCGACTTTATAAACTCATTGACGACATGCCACTAAAGGCTCAACACGAAGAAAAATACTCCACGCTTCGCAATGACTTAGACACTTTTATGGGAACAACATAA
- a CDS encoding VC2046/SO_2500 family protein, which produces MAWEWNGTLSKAAGNATLFALYLAMQQSALADTISIESPNEDEATSGITQRLEALNFYRRAPLCASESDWLHMNRLSQTIAHQVALHEPISLQFDEVRLHNEMHPVPLAQTNDAKKISQDIITNCSLATQKRIAATYSTSIDEDNTMLSDIIEQSESFLAA; this is translated from the coding sequence ATGGCTTGGGAATGGAACGGTACTCTGTCAAAAGCAGCGGGTAATGCCACGCTTTTTGCTTTGTATTTGGCAATGCAACAAAGTGCACTTGCCGACACTATATCGATAGAAAGCCCAAACGAAGACGAAGCCACTAGTGGTATTACACAGCGGCTAGAAGCACTTAATTTCTACCGTAGAGCACCACTTTGTGCGAGTGAGTCAGATTGGTTGCACATGAATCGATTGTCTCAAACAATAGCGCATCAAGTAGCACTGCATGAGCCCATATCACTGCAGTTTGACGAAGTACGCCTTCACAATGAAATGCACCCAGTACCTCTTGCACAAACGAATGACGCCAAAAAAATCAGCCAAGATATTATTACGAACTGTTCGTTAGCCACTCAAAAGCGCATTGCCGCTACTTATTCCACTTCTATTGATGAAGACAACACAATGCTTAGTGACATTATTGAGCAGTCTGAATCCTTTCTTGCTGCCTAA
- a CDS encoding rhodanese-related sulfurtransferase, protein MSKYIVCAMYKFVALENFEAMRQPLLTAMESNGIKGTLLLASEGINGTVSGTREGIDGLLQYLNADERINPISCKESLHEEQPFYRTKVKLKKEIVTMGVEGIDPRKTVGTYVKPSDWNALISDPDVTVIDTRNGYEIEIGTFKHAIDPKTETFREFPEYVAKTLSPEKNKKVAMFCTGGIRCEKSTAYLKEQGFDEVYHLEGGILQYLEDVPKEESLWEGDCFVFDNRVAVNHDLEKSDYHQCYACRLPITDEDMQSEKYESGVSCPHCFGTHTEDQLSRFREREKQVNLAKMRQQEHVGTEARITMEQKRDEKARLQRERALKARENQA, encoded by the coding sequence ATGTCTAAATATATCGTTTGCGCGATGTACAAGTTCGTCGCGCTTGAAAACTTCGAGGCCATGCGCCAACCACTATTAACTGCCATGGAATCTAATGGCATTAAAGGTACGCTTTTACTTGCCAGCGAAGGCATTAATGGCACCGTTTCAGGCACGCGAGAAGGTATTGACGGATTACTCCAATATCTTAACGCCGACGAGAGAATTAATCCTATCTCTTGTAAAGAGTCACTTCACGAAGAACAGCCTTTCTACCGCACCAAGGTAAAACTTAAAAAAGAAATCGTCACCATGGGTGTTGAAGGTATCGACCCGCGTAAAACCGTAGGTACGTACGTGAAACCTAGTGACTGGAACGCGCTAATTAGCGATCCCGACGTCACCGTGATAGACACCCGTAACGGCTATGAAATCGAAATCGGCACTTTCAAGCACGCTATCGACCCAAAAACGGAGACTTTTCGCGAGTTTCCAGAATATGTCGCTAAAACATTAAGCCCAGAGAAAAACAAAAAAGTAGCCATGTTTTGCACCGGCGGTATTCGCTGTGAAAAATCTACGGCCTATTTAAAAGAGCAGGGGTTTGACGAGGTATACCATCTGGAAGGCGGTATTCTTCAATATTTAGAAGATGTACCAAAAGAAGAATCACTGTGGGAAGGTGACTGTTTTGTATTTGATAATCGTGTGGCTGTGAATCACGATCTTGAAAAAAGTGACTATCATCAATGTTATGCCTGTCGCTTACCGATTACAGATGAAGACATGCAAAGTGAGAAGTATGAGTCTGGCGTAAGCTGCCCGCATTGTTTTGGTACCCATACAGAAGATCAACTTTCTCGTTTTCGTGAACGTGAAAAACAAGTTAATCTTGCGAAGATGAGGCAGCAAGAACACGTGGGTACAGAGGCGCGGATCACCATGGAACAAAAGCGTGATGAAAAAGCCCGTTTGCAACGTGAACGCGCGTTAAAAGCAAGAGAAAATCAGGCATAG
- a CDS encoding EF-hand domain-containing protein codes for MTAQLSDEKIEEIKKDFTFFDQDGNGQIDLTEFIELLTVISPKTKASHVQEGFKLIDSNNDGYIDFEEFLEWWQECWWEY; via the coding sequence GTGACCGCTCAACTTTCAGACGAAAAAATTGAAGAAATAAAGAAAGATTTTACCTTCTTCGACCAAGATGGTAATGGTCAGATTGATTTAACGGAGTTTATCGAGTTATTAACCGTTATTTCGCCAAAAACAAAAGCCAGCCATGTACAGGAAGGTTTTAAATTAATAGACAGCAATAACGACGGCTATATCGACTTTGAGGAATTCCTTGAGTGGTGGCAAGAGTGTTGGTGGGAATATTAA
- the rluF gene encoding 23S rRNA pseudouridine(2604) synthase RluF, with amino-acid sequence MSSEVTKRLNKYISDTGLCSRREADKLIEQNRVTINDKLPELGTKVAQGDKVKVDGKLVKAVAEDKSDRIYLVYNKPIGITCTTERHVKGNIIDAIKHKQRIFPVGRLDKPSEGLIILTSDGDIVNKILRAENSHDKEYEVTVNQPISERFVQKMAKGVPILGTVTKPCKVNARGKFQFSIILTQGLNRQIRRMCEFLGYEVTKLKRTRIMHLELGNLKPGQWRNLTEKELNQLNNAVQQSSKTAG; translated from the coding sequence ATGAGCTCTGAGGTAACAAAACGTCTTAATAAATATATCAGTGATACAGGACTGTGCTCACGACGTGAAGCTGATAAATTAATTGAGCAAAATCGAGTTACCATTAACGATAAGCTGCCTGAGCTGGGCACCAAAGTTGCGCAAGGCGATAAAGTGAAGGTTGATGGAAAGCTTGTTAAAGCGGTAGCCGAAGATAAATCAGACCGCATTTACTTGGTATACAACAAGCCCATTGGCATTACCTGCACTACCGAGCGTCATGTGAAAGGCAACATCATTGATGCAATCAAGCACAAACAGAGAATCTTTCCAGTAGGCAGACTTGATAAGCCATCAGAAGGATTGATTATTCTGACCAGTGACGGCGACATTGTGAATAAAATTCTGCGCGCTGAAAATTCCCATGACAAAGAATACGAAGTGACAGTTAACCAGCCCATTAGTGAGCGTTTTGTACAAAAAATGGCAAAAGGCGTTCCCATTTTAGGAACGGTAACTAAACCGTGTAAGGTAAATGCTCGTGGTAAGTTTCAATTTTCAATTATTCTAACCCAAGGCTTAAACCGACAAATCCGTCGCATGTGCGAGTTCCTCGGTTATGAAGTTACCAAGTTGAAACGCACGCGCATTATGCATCTAGAGCTAGGTAACTTAAAGCCAGGCCAATGGCGAAACCTTACTGAAAAAGAGCTTAATCAGCTAAATAACGCCGTACAGCAATCGTCTAAAACAGCAGGGTAG